From Candidatus Methylomirabilota bacterium, one genomic window encodes:
- a CDS encoding ABC transporter substrate-binding protein has protein sequence MSRVGPIRQWLPLLCAALLLVGTSDAGAAPEGTLTFAMHFSPVTRWLDPAEGESTITPFLLLYALHDGLVKPLPGSGSAPSLAESWAMAKDGLSAEFTLRQGAKFHNGDPVTADDVKFSFERYRGGGAKILKDTVKEIQTPAPNRVRFVFKEPWPDFPAYYGTFVASAGWVVPKKYVERVGEEGFRKAPIGAGPYKFVSFNPGVELVLEAFEGYWRKVPSIKRLVFRSLPDETTRAAALKSGEVDVAFLLTGPTADEIRRTPGLRLVAPLLGIFWLDFPDQWDPKSPWADRRVRLAATLAIDRQALNQAETLGLSRPTGSIVPRDFDFALAIDAPPYDPKRARQLLAEAGYPNGFDAGEITPFPPYNSMGEAIAGWLQAVGIRTRMRTMERGAFMTAWREKKLHGVVLTISGVSGNAATRLESFVTKNGAFAFGALPEIDDLFRRQARELDRKKREAVLFQIQRILQEQVTQAPVYHLGFPTGIGPRVEDILATPISGFYMSPYEDLKLKRP, from the coding sequence ACCAATTCGTCAGTGGTTGCCCCTCCTCTGCGCCGCGCTGCTGCTGGTCGGGACGTCAGACGCTGGGGCGGCGCCCGAGGGCACGCTCACCTTCGCGATGCACTTCAGTCCCGTCACGCGCTGGCTGGACCCCGCGGAGGGCGAGAGCACCATCACGCCCTTTCTCCTCCTCTACGCGCTCCACGACGGATTGGTGAAGCCGCTGCCCGGAAGCGGGTCGGCCCCGAGCCTGGCGGAGTCGTGGGCCATGGCCAAGGACGGACTCAGCGCCGAGTTCACCCTGCGGCAGGGCGCCAAGTTCCATAACGGCGATCCGGTCACCGCCGACGACGTGAAGTTCTCCTTCGAGCGCTACCGGGGTGGGGGAGCGAAGATTCTCAAGGACACGGTGAAGGAGATCCAGACGCCCGCGCCCAATCGCGTGCGGTTCGTCTTCAAGGAGCCGTGGCCGGATTTCCCGGCCTACTACGGCACCTTCGTCGCCAGCGCCGGCTGGGTCGTGCCCAAGAAGTACGTCGAGCGGGTGGGTGAAGAGGGCTTTCGCAAGGCGCCCATCGGCGCAGGCCCCTACAAGTTCGTGAGCTTCAACCCGGGCGTCGAGTTGGTGCTCGAAGCCTTCGAGGGCTACTGGCGCAAAGTCCCCTCGATCAAGCGTCTGGTTTTCCGGAGCCTGCCCGATGAGACGACGCGCGCGGCCGCGCTCAAGAGCGGGGAGGTCGACGTCGCTTTTCTCCTGACCGGGCCCACCGCCGACGAGATCCGGCGCACGCCGGGACTGCGCCTGGTGGCACCGCTCCTCGGTATCTTCTGGCTCGACTTCCCGGATCAGTGGGACCCCAAGTCGCCCTGGGCCGACCGGCGCGTGCGGCTGGCCGCCACCCTCGCCATCGACCGCCAGGCCCTCAACCAGGCCGAGACGCTGGGCCTGTCACGGCCCACCGGCAGCATCGTGCCGCGCGACTTCGACTTCGCCCTGGCGATCGACGCGCCTCCCTACGATCCAAAGCGCGCCCGCCAGCTCCTCGCCGAGGCCGGCTACCCCAACGGCTTCGACGCCGGAGAGATCACGCCCTTCCCGCCCTACAACTCCATGGGTGAAGCCATCGCGGGATGGCTTCAGGCTGTCGGCATCCGCACGCGCATGCGCACCATGGAGCGTGGGGCGTTCATGACGGCGTGGCGGGAGAAGAAGCTGCATGGTGTAGTCCTCACCATCAGCGGGGTCTCGGGCAATGCGGCCACGCGGCTCGAGTCCTTCGTGACCAAGAACGGGGCCTTCGCCTTCGGCGCGCTGCCCGAGATCGACGATCTCTTCCGTCGACAGGCCAGGGAGCTGGACCGGAAGAAGCGCGAGGCGGTCCTGTTTCAGATCCAGCGCATCTTGCAGGAGCAGGTGACCCAGGCGCCCGTGTACCACCTCGGCTTTCCCACCGGGATCGGACCGCGCGTGGAGGACATCCTGGCCACCCCGATCTCCGGCTTCTACATGTCGCCCTACGAAGACCTCAAGCTCAAGCGGCCCTGA